Below is a genomic region from Paraburkholderia phenazinium.
GAGCTGCTGAACCAGGCCGAAGGCGTCACGCTGTTGTGCGGCAGCGGTTGCGCAGGGGCGCACGACGAAGTGGTCGCACTGGCCGACGCGCTCGGCGCGCCGACCGTCCATGCGTTGCGCGGCAAACAGTACGTCGAATGGGATAATCCGTACGATGTCGGTATGACGGGCCTGATCGGTTTCAGCTCGGGCTACTATGCCATGATGTCGTCCGATACGCTTGTCATGCTCGGCACGGATTTTCCGTATCGCAACTTTTATCCGTCGCATGGCAATGTGGTGCAGATCGATCGCCGGGGTAGCGCGCTTGGCAAACGTACGCCATTGAAGATGGGTTTAGTCGGCGACATCAAGCCTACCCTGCAAGCGCTGTTGCCGAAGCTCACCCGCAAGACCGACCGCGACTTTATCGAGCGGGCCCGCACCCATTACTTCGCGGCGCGGCTCACCCTCGACGATCTCGCGAGGCCATCCGATCCCGGCAAGCCCATTCATCCGCAATATCTGACGAGCATCGTCGATGAGATCGCCGACGAGGATGCGGTGTTCACCGTCGACGTCGGCACGCCGACCCTGTGGGCCGCCCGCTATCTGACGATGAATGGCAAGCGCACTTTGCACGGCTCGTTCAATCACGGCTCGATGGCGAACGCCATGCCGCAGGCGCTCGGCGCCAAAGCCGCGCAGCCGGATCGGCAGGTGATCTCGCTATCGGGCGACGGCGGCCTCTCGATGCTGCTCGGCGATCTGCTGACGGCACGACAACTCGATCTGCCGATCAAGGTGGTCGTGTACAACAACAGTTCGCTGGGCTTCGTGGCCATGGAGATGAAGGCTGGCGGTTACCTCGATAGCGGCACGGACCTCAGTGCCACCGATTTCGCCGCTATTGCGAAAGGTGCTGGCATCTATAGCATACGTGTGGAGGATTCCGAAGCAATTGGCGACGCCTTGCGTGACGCGTTCGCGCATCCCGGCCCGGCGGTGATCGACGTCGTCACGGCAAAGCACGAACTCGCGATGCCGCCGAAGATCCAGTGGGCGCAGGCTAAGGGCTTCAGTCTGTATATGTTGCGTGCGGTGCTCAACGGCCGCGGCGATGAAGTGGTGGAGCTGGCGAATACGAATCTGCGCTAACAGTATTGGCAACGGTCTGCTGCTTCTGCGTTGCGCGTCGCGGGTTCGTCCCATGTCGCGGGTTGGTCCAGTGCCCGGTCACATCGGACAGGCTAAAATCTTTGGCTTTTCCAGGCGAGGCCATGAATCTGGCCTGGTGACCGATATCCACACACAGAGACACACTGAGGCGCAATTTTGAATAGTCCACAGCAGCAAGAGGGCCTGAAGCGCGGGCTGAAAAATCGTCACATCCAGCTCATTGCGCTGGGCGGGGCGATCGGCACCGGCTTGTTCCTCGGTTCAGCTAGCGTGTTGCAGGCGGCCGGGCCGTCCATGATTCTCGGCTACGCAATCGGCGGCATCATCGCATTCATGATCATGCGGCAGCTCGGCGAGATGGTCGCGCAAGAACCGGTGGCGGGTTCGTTTAGCCATTTTGCCTACAAGTACTGGGGCGATTTCCCAGGCTTTCTGTCGGGCTGGAATTATTGGGTCCTCTACGTGCTGGTCAGCATGGCCGAGTTGACGGCTGTGGGAACGTACGTGCATTTCTGGTGGCCTGGTGTGCCGGCCTGGGTATCGGCGCTGGTGTGCTTCGCCGGCATCAACGCGATCAATCTGGCGAATGTGAAGGCCTACGGCGAGACCGAGTTCTGGTTCGCGATCATCAAGGTGGTAGCGGTGATCGGCATGATCCTGTTCGGCGGCTATCTGCTGATTAGCGGCAACGGCGGTCCGCAAGCATCGATCAGCAACCTCTGGGCCGACGGCGGTTTCTTTCCGCACGGGTTTCATGGCCTCTTCATGATGCTGGCTGTGATCATGTTTTCGTTCGGCGGTCTGGAGCTGATCGGCATCACGGCGGCCGAGGCGGATGAGCCGCGCAAGAGCATTCCTAAGGCGGTGAATCAGGTGATCTACCGGATTCTGATTTTTTACATCCTCTCGCTGGTGGTGCTGCTGTCGCTGTATCCGTGGAATCAGGTGGCGGCCGGCGGCAGCCCGTTCGTGATGATCTTCTCGCAGATCGGCTCCACGCTTACGGCGAATATTCTCAACATCGTGGTGTTGACGGCCGCGCTGTCTGTCTACAACAGCGGTGTGTATGCGAATAGCCGCATGCTCTATGGCCTCGCGGAGCAGGGAAACGCGCCGCGCGCGCTGATGAAGGTGGATCGTCGTGGCGTGCCGTATCTGGCGATTGGCTTGTCCGCGCTGGCGACATTCGCCTGCGTGATCATCAACTACCTGATTCCTTCGGAAGCGCTCGGTGTGCTGATGGCGCTGGTGGTGGCCGCGCTGGTGCTGAACTGGTCGTTGATCAGCCTCACGCATCTGAAGTCTCGCAAGGCGATGGTGGCGGCAGGGCAGACGCTGGTGTTCAGGTCGTTCTGGTTTCCGGTCAGCAACTGGATCTGCCTGGCGTTCATGGCAATGATTCTGGTGATTCTCGCGATGACGCCGGGATTATCGGTTTCGGTGTGGCTGGTGCCGGTGTGGTTGCTGGTGATGTGGGTGGGTTATGTGGTGAAGCAGCGGCGGGCGGGCGCTGTTCACGCTACGCCTTGAGCCTGGCGCCCGGAGCCTCGTTCAGGAGGCCCTCCGTCGTGCCGTACCTTCATGACCGGCCGAAATTCGGCCGCGCGCCGCGACAGATAGAATGCATGGATCGTTATCCGCTTTGGAACACTTCGTGGCCGTATCTTCACCGCATTCCCCGGACGTCCTTGCCGCGCTGCGCGCGGCCACCGCGCAACGACATGCCACACTCGACTCCTCGATGCCGCTGGCGAAACCGCATCCGTCCATTGCCGATTATCGCGATCATCTGTTGCTGCTAAAGGCGTGGCTGGGTCCAATCGAAAGCTGGCTCGCGGGTTTCGCGGATGGTCCGCAGGATCCACGGACGCTGACACCGTTGCGGCGTCTGCCGTTAATCGAAAGCGATCTGGCGCACGACGCGATTGCCGGGTTGAGTGAGCGGACGAATGACGCGAGGCCCCGAGCGTTGCCGCGCGCTCACGGCGACAATCCCGCCTACCGTTGGGGCGTGTGCTACGTCGTGGAAGGATCGCAACTGGGCGGCGCGGTGCTTTATAAAAGGTTGCACGCACAACTGGCGCCGCACCCGTTGCGCTATCTGGCTGGCAATGGCGAACCGGTCGGGCCGCGCTGGCACCGGTTCGTCCAGGGTTTACAGCAGGACGTAATGGAAGACGCTGCGGTGCTGAGCGCCTGCGAGGGCGTAAGACACGCATTCGATAGCTTGCTTGAACTTTTACCGCATTCGAGCAGGGATGCCGGGGGAGTTTTTACCGACCACGCCTGATGGTTCGTGCTTCACGGTGCCTGGCGGCTTCGTGCCGAAGATATGCCGGGAATGCTGGCCCAAACCCTGCGGTCAAGCTTTCTGGTTTCGGGTAAAGTTTCGGACTATGGAT
It encodes:
- a CDS encoding amino acid permease, coding for MNSPQQQEGLKRGLKNRHIQLIALGGAIGTGLFLGSASVLQAAGPSMILGYAIGGIIAFMIMRQLGEMVAQEPVAGSFSHFAYKYWGDFPGFLSGWNYWVLYVLVSMAELTAVGTYVHFWWPGVPAWVSALVCFAGINAINLANVKAYGETEFWFAIIKVVAVIGMILFGGYLLISGNGGPQASISNLWADGGFFPHGFHGLFMMLAVIMFSFGGLELIGITAAEADEPRKSIPKAVNQVIYRILIFYILSLVVLLSLYPWNQVAAGGSPFVMIFSQIGSTLTANILNIVVLTAALSVYNSGVYANSRMLYGLAEQGNAPRALMKVDRRGVPYLAIGLSALATFACVIINYLIPSEALGVLMALVVAALVLNWSLISLTHLKSRKAMVAAGQTLVFRSFWFPVSNWICLAFMAMILVILAMTPGLSVSVWLVPVWLLVMWVGYVVKQRRAGAVHATP
- the poxB gene encoding ubiquinone-dependent pyruvate dehydrogenase, which codes for MSKQTIADFLAKTLHAAGVERIWGVTGDSLNGLSDSLYRLGSIRWMHTRHEEVAAFAAGADAAATGKLAVCAGSCGPGNLHLINGLYDCHRNHQPVLAIAAHIPSSEIGLGYFQETHPQELFKECSHYVELVTNPSQFPGVLATAMHTAIEQQGVAVIVLPGDVALGEAPDEMPAWAGTLEPATLLPAAADIDRLAELLNQAEGVTLLCGSGCAGAHDEVVALADALGAPTVHALRGKQYVEWDNPYDVGMTGLIGFSSGYYAMMSSDTLVMLGTDFPYRNFYPSHGNVVQIDRRGSALGKRTPLKMGLVGDIKPTLQALLPKLTRKTDRDFIERARTHYFAARLTLDDLARPSDPGKPIHPQYLTSIVDEIADEDAVFTVDVGTPTLWAARYLTMNGKRTLHGSFNHGSMANAMPQALGAKAAQPDRQVISLSGDGGLSMLLGDLLTARQLDLPIKVVVYNNSSLGFVAMEMKAGGYLDSGTDLSATDFAAIAKGAGIYSIRVEDSEAIGDALRDAFAHPGPAVIDVVTAKHELAMPPKIQWAQAKGFSLYMLRAVLNGRGDEVVELANTNLR
- a CDS encoding biliverdin-producing heme oxygenase, with the translated sequence MAVSSPHSPDVLAALRAATAQRHATLDSSMPLAKPHPSIADYRDHLLLLKAWLGPIESWLAGFADGPQDPRTLTPLRRLPLIESDLAHDAIAGLSERTNDARPRALPRAHGDNPAYRWGVCYVVEGSQLGGAVLYKRLHAQLAPHPLRYLAGNGEPVGPRWHRFVQGLQQDVMEDAAVLSACEGVRHAFDSLLELLPHSSRDAGGVFTDHA